DNA from Thiomicrorhabdus sp. Kp2:
AAAGCATAGCCAACTAACCAAAGAAAAATATAAAAAAATAACGAAAATTTATAATAATTTCGAGAAACTTTCTCTATACCTAAAATATTCTTCACTGAATAAAACTTAGAAAATTCAGTTTGACAAACTGCTACTTGAGGCCCAACAACAATGGAATGTAAAATCACCACGGATTTGTACGCATAATAAAAGCTTGAAATCACTCCCGTGCCAAAAGAAGATAAATAACCTGTAAAAACAGGAATTACAAGAAAATTATGGATATTATGACCGAGTTTCATCATAAAACTACTTTTTATCAAATCTTTGATCAATTTATTTTCAATATCTAAACCATCATAAAAAGAAATATTAAAAAAATTGAATATAAATATTGAACTTACAACAGAAGCAAAAGATACTCCAACAACCTTGATAATTAACGCTTCTTCTAAAGATATCTGACCAAAATAGTATAAGCTAAGCCCAATTAAAAACGCTAAACTTGGTATTAGATTTAATGCATAAGATACAGAGTAATAAGCCTTTGAATTCAACATCTTCTGATTCAAAATATATAGCGGCCAAAAAGCCATTTCAAAAAATAAAATCTTAAGAAATTGAAAAATACTGTTCTCAATATACCCATCAAATTGTGAGAAGAATAAATACTTTATTAAATCTAATGAATTTGTTAAGAGAAGATAGAAAACGATTCCATACAATATCGACAAAAGAAACATGGCAACATAAAGGGAATCTCTTTTACTCCGCCGGTTATCACTCTTGTAGTAAAAAACAACAAATTGATCCACCAAAACACCCGAAAACGCCATAAATGCAGTAATTACTAAAATGGATGTAAATAATGCGTCCGCTATAGATGTCGTCCCAAAGGTTTTTATTTGGAGAACAAAAATAAGTAAATTGAGAAAAACAACACAAGCTGCAATTAAACTATACCGTTTTTTGAACACGTTATTAATCTAACTCTATCAAGTTTAACCGTGAAAAACTTTGATCTCGATTTGAAATTATTAAATCTTCTGTGAATGACGGCCATTCAAAACCAAAACTATCCCAGCGTATACCACTATCATAATCAGGTTGATGTAAAGTAGTGGTGAGATAAATAACTGTCGCAGAGTCTGTAAGTGTTAAAAAGCCATGTGCATAGCCCTTACCCATGTATAAAGATTTTGCATTTTCTGATGAAAGCCTTGTTGAAAAGTGTTGTCCAAAAGTAGGTGATTCTTTTCGAATATCAACGACAACATCAAGAATTTCACCGTCGGCAACATAAACAAGCTTGGCATGGTCATGAGGAGGCAATTGAAAGTGCATTCCTCTCAAAACACCTTTTTTAGAAGTTGAATAAAAGCTTTCTTTAAAATCTCTCTCAAGCCCATGAGATTGAAACACATCCTCGTGAAACGTTTTAACAAACTTCCCTCGAATATCTTCAAACACTTTATTCTCTATTTCAAATACACCATCTAAATTAGTTTCTTTAATTTCCATGCCGACTATTCTCTTTATAATAAGAAATGGTATTTTTTATACCTTTATGAATTGTATACTCAGGCTCCCAGCCCAATACTTGACGTATTTTGGTAGTATCGGCAAATGCAATTGGAATATCCAAAAGCGAAGGTTCGCCCCAAATCTTCTTTACACTTTGCCCTAAACACTCTTCAACAACCGAGACTAAATCCCGGATACTCAAAGCGATTCCAGAGCCCAAATTAAACACTTCATATTCTGCATCCCAATCACGAGAATTTAATCGCTCAATTGCTTTTACGTAAGCCTGCACAATATCCTTGACATAAATAAAATCAATTTTCTGAAGGCCTTCTGATAACTCAATAACATCATCATTTATCGCTTTATTGATAATCATTGAAACAAGCTTATGGTTATCCATTTCACCATAAGGAGAAAAGAGCCTGAATGTGTTAATCGCTATTTGACTTGAATAAGTTTTTAAAACCTCTTCAAAAATAATTTTGCTTTTTGCATAAAAATTATAAGGGCATACTTTTGATGTTTCTTTAACAGGTAGAGTTGAACAATCATATTCAAAAAAAGTTCCCGTATTAATAAAGGCTTTAACACCTTTTCGAACACCGGTCTCAACAAGCTGAAGCGGAAAAGAAACATTTGATTGAATCATTTCATCAACTTCGTGACCATTATCAAATTTACGATAGAGCGTTGCCAAATGGATAACAACATCTATTTTTTCAGAGTCAAAAACATCTAATATGGACTGCAAATCAACATCGTAGCTTTTGTACTGTCCTGCTAAATGATCAATTCGCCAAAGGTTTGAGGTGGAGCGCTTCAGAACAACGACCGAGTAACCTTGCCGAATCAAGGCTTCCAGCAAATGACTGCCTATGAACCCTGTCGCACCTGTTAATAAAATAGTTCGCAAATTTTGCATTAAAAATTTACACCAAAAAATTCTTCTAACTTTTCAGCAATGTAATCTAAATGCTCTTTACCCAAGCCTGGATAAATCCCGAGCCACAGTGTTTGATTCATAGTAATATCGGTATTAGTAAGCTCTCCTACTACACGGTATTCAACCCCTTCAAAATATGGCTGACGGATAAGGTTTCCGGCAAACAATAAGCGGGTACCAATTTTGTTTTGGTCTAAATACTTTGTTAAATCTACGCGGTTCACTCCAGCCGTTTCTTTTAACGTAATAGGGAATCCAAACCAAGAAGGCTTAGCATTTTCAGTTAGCTCGGTTAATTCAATAAATTCTGTTACTGTTGCCAAACGGTTTTTTAGGTAATCGAAATTAGCATTTCGTTTTTCAATAAACTCAGGTAAACGTTTCAACTGAGCTAAACCACAGGCTGCTTGCATGTCCGTTATTTTTAGGTTGTAACCTAGATGAGAATAAGTATATTTATGGTCATAACCTTGCGGCAATGAACCTAGCTGCATGTTAAAACGAGTACCGCAGGTGTTATCACATCCAGGCTTGCAATAGCAATCACGGCCCCAATCTCTAAATGACTCTGCAATTGAGGCTAGTTTGGCATCATTAGTAAAAACTGCTCCACCTTCACCCATAGTCATGTGATGTGCAGGGTAAAAACTCAGTGTGGCGATATCTCCCCAAGTTCCAACTTTTCTGCCATCAAATTCCGCACCCAAAGCATCACAACAATCTTCAATTAACCATAGATGATGCTTGTCACAAATCTCTTTTACTTTTTTAAGATTAAAAGGATTACCTAGAGTATGCGCCAACATAATGGCTTTTGTTTTTGGGGTAATCGCTGCTTCAATAAGATCGGCATTGATATTATGTGTTGTTAAATCCACATCCACAAATACTGGCACAGCACCAAACTGAACAATTGGGTTTACTGTGGTTGGAAAACCGGCCGCTACACCAATCACTTCATCGCCTTTTTTGATAGCACGTGGGCCTAGTTTAGGTGAGGTTAAGGTATTAAAGGCAACTAAGTTTGCCGATGATCCTGAATTAACCGTAATCAGGTGCTTAATTCCAATAAATTCAGCCAATTCTTTTTCAAACTGATCATTAAAACGTCCTGTGGTCAACCAACCATCTAATGAAGCCTCGACCATATACTGTAATTCAGTTGCACCAATCACCTTCCCAGACGGAGGAACCACTGTTTTCCCGGCTTCAAAAGGTTTTTCTGCATATTGAAGCTCTGCGTATTGTTGAACGAGTTGGGCGATTTGCTGTCTTAAGTTATCAGTGGTTTGCATTATTCATATCTCTCATATATTCATTTATTTCTTTTAGGCATAGTTTTTGCATATCAGCCTCATTTAACCAGGC
Protein-coding regions in this window:
- a CDS encoding NAD(P)-dependent oxidoreductase, whose translation is MQNLRTILLTGATGFIGSHLLEALIRQGYSVVVLKRSTSNLWRIDHLAGQYKSYDVDLQSILDVFDSEKIDVVIHLATLYRKFDNGHEVDEMIQSNVSFPLQLVETGVRKGVKAFINTGTFFEYDCSTLPVKETSKVCPYNFYAKSKIIFEEVLKTYSSQIAINTFRLFSPYGEMDNHKLVSMIINKAINDDVIELSEGLQKIDFIYVKDIVQAYVKAIERLNSRDWDAEYEVFNLGSGIALSIRDLVSVVEECLGQSVKKIWGEPSLLDIPIAFADTTKIRQVLGWEPEYTIHKGIKNTISYYKENSRHGN
- the rfbH gene encoding lipopolysaccharide biosynthesis protein RfbH, with the translated sequence MQTTDNLRQQIAQLVQQYAELQYAEKPFEAGKTVVPPSGKVIGATELQYMVEASLDGWLTTGRFNDQFEKELAEFIGIKHLITVNSGSSANLVAFNTLTSPKLGPRAIKKGDEVIGVAAGFPTTVNPIVQFGAVPVFVDVDLTTHNINADLIEAAITPKTKAIMLAHTLGNPFNLKKVKEICDKHHLWLIEDCCDALGAEFDGRKVGTWGDIATLSFYPAHHMTMGEGGAVFTNDAKLASIAESFRDWGRDCYCKPGCDNTCGTRFNMQLGSLPQGYDHKYTYSHLGYNLKITDMQAACGLAQLKRLPEFIEKRNANFDYLKNRLATVTEFIELTELTENAKPSWFGFPITLKETAGVNRVDLTKYLDQNKIGTRLLFAGNLIRQPYFEGVEYRVVGELTNTDITMNQTLWLGIYPGLGKEHLDYIAEKLEEFFGVNF
- the rfbC gene encoding dTDP-4-dehydrorhamnose 3,5-epimerase yields the protein MEIKETNLDGVFEIENKVFEDIRGKFVKTFHEDVFQSHGLERDFKESFYSTSKKGVLRGMHFQLPPHDHAKLVYVADGEILDVVVDIRKESPTFGQHFSTRLSSENAKSLYMGKGYAHGFLTLTDSATVIYLTTTLHQPDYDSGIRWDSFGFEWPSFTEDLIISNRDQSFSRLNLIELD